In Kosmotoga arenicorallina S304, a genomic segment contains:
- a CDS encoding mechanosensitive ion channel family protein: MDWEAIKTTIVEFMTTYGLKLIGAIITLIIGFWVIRIIGKVLRKIFEKSKMDESLKGFLVSLVTILLKVLLLITVLSMLGIEMTSFVALVGAIGLAIGFALQGTLANFAGGVLILFFKPFKVGDFIEANGYMGTVKEIQIINTILNTPDNKVIIMPNGPLASSVITNFSREKTRRVDLTFGVGYETDIREVKKVLEDIVQNHEKVLKEPAPLIRVAELADSSVNFAVKVWVNAADYWNVYFDLHEQVKLVFDEKGISIPFPQVDVHMQKES; the protein is encoded by the coding sequence ATGGATTGGGAAGCCATTAAGACCACCATTGTGGAATTCATGACCACATACGGTTTGAAGCTCATAGGTGCAATAATCACTCTTATAATTGGTTTTTGGGTGATAAGAATAATCGGAAAAGTGTTAAGAAAAATCTTTGAAAAGAGCAAGATGGACGAATCGCTTAAGGGGTTTTTAGTTTCGCTCGTAACAATACTGCTGAAAGTGCTGCTTCTCATAACAGTACTTTCAATGCTAGGCATCGAAATGACTTCATTTGTTGCTTTAGTAGGGGCAATAGGGCTTGCGATTGGTTTTGCTTTGCAGGGAACTCTGGCAAATTTTGCGGGTGGTGTTCTCATTCTCTTCTTCAAACCTTTTAAGGTAGGGGATTTTATTGAAGCCAATGGATATATGGGAACTGTTAAGGAAATACAGATTATAAATACAATATTGAATACTCCTGATAATAAGGTGATAATCATGCCCAATGGCCCTCTGGCGAGCAGCGTTATAACAAACTTCTCCAGAGAAAAGACAAGGCGGGTGGATTTAACATTTGGAGTTGGTTATGAAACCGACATCAGAGAAGTGAAGAAAGTTTTGGAGGACATTGTTCAAAACCATGAAAAAGTACTCAAAGAACCCGCACCGCTTATCCGGGTCGCCGAGCTGGCTGATAGTTCAGTGAATTTCGCAGTTAAAGTCTGGGTAAATGCTGCTGACTATTGGAATGTATATTTTGACCTTCATGAGCAAGTAAAATTGGTATTTGATGAAAAAGGCATCTCCATCCCCTTCCCTCAAGTGGATGTCCATATGCAAAAAGAATCTTAA